The Gossypium arboreum isolate Shixiya-1 chromosome 6, ASM2569848v2, whole genome shotgun sequence DNA window tctgctccccgtctaatatggagacaccaaatctgtcatcttcgatctgcttcgatgtaaacacacgaatgtcagatctgctatcttcgatctgctcctcgtctaatatagagacgccaaatctatcatcttcgatctgcttcgatgtaaacacacgaatgtcagatctactatcttcgatctactccccgtctaatacgaagatgccaaatctgtcatcctCGATCTGCTTCAatgtaaacacacgaatgtcagatctactatcttcgatctgctccctgtctaatacagagacgccaaatcggtcatcttcgatctgcttcgatgtaaacacaagaatgtcagatctgctatctttgatctgtttcgaTGTAATCAAACGAATGTCacatctgctatcttcgatctactccccgtctaatacagagacgccaaatctgtcatctttgatctgcttcgatgtaaacacacgaatgtcaaatctgctatcttcgatatgCTCCCTATCTAATacaaagacgccaaatctgtcatcttcgatctgcttcaatgtaaacacacaaatgtcagatctactatctttgatctgctccccgtctaatacagaaaccccaaatctgcttcttcgatttgttccccgtcaatacagagatgccaaatctgctatcagTGATCTACATTGTCCCCTAAAtgacataacctgtagaatgcgtaTGTACTCATGCCTAATGATTCGGATGCCATGAttgaaatgagtcaaatgctcctaattagacatattatgatgcaaaatgttatgagAATGACTCCTATTTTGGACGTCTTTACTCATTCATCCATCAAAGTTTCATCTTTATTTTACTCGAAGTATCAATCATATTCTACTCGTATGCTTTGAATCAAATTAGTCCTATTATACCATTCTTCAGATGTTACGACCTGTCGGAGATTATCCTCTCTTAGAATTGAATCGTTTGAATTGTCCAATCATCctttggactgaagaagaaattttCTCGAGTACCTCCGACCCTCACTCATGGGAATTCTTCAAACAATTGTTCTATTTTAGTTTCTCGTATTATCTAgagatttccagagtaatatgcaaaacttcgttaGTAAAAAAACtttagttcatcaatcattatttcaatgtaaCACACTTTATGAATAATAGAAGACGAATAATTTGATCTTGAGAATAGTTAGATAAATCATCAAAAGTacaaaaggaaattaatctgaaaacatatctttgagaagaaaaagaatccaaagatagtaaacagGACAAAAATTAGATGCCCTACATATCACAGCTTGGGGTTCTGTATACAAACTCCATGAAGACTGttttgagtttaacatgtgtttagaagatccaaagtactttgttgatgccacGGTATGTAACACACTCCACTTCTTGTCAAATCCagtatagcaaggtcactgcatgcttttcaaaatttgagctgccctttcgggttttcaactcaaaatccctttggtctcaaggcgccctttgcgggttttcaccttggcctctccatttttttttagaAGTCTCAAAGTGTCCTTTGTAgattttcaccttggcttcccttttCTTTAGACAAAGTAACTCTTGACtaagtctgaattcactggattgggtaaactcttcccatccatttctgtcaaaatcAGTACACCACCATAGAAAGCCGTCTTTacaacatacggcccttcccaattcggcatccattttcctctaaagtccttctgtatGGGAAGAATCTTTTTCTATACAAGGTCCCCTTCGTGAAATTCTCTTGGACGAACTTTTTTGTCATAAggtcgcatcattcgcttctgatacatctgaccatgacgaatagcccttagcctcttttcctcaatcaagttcaattgatcaCACTGCGAttgaatccattctgcttcatccagctttatctctgacaaaattcaaagagaaggtatttccacttcaatgggtaacactacatccatcccataaaccaacgacaaaggagttgccccagtagaggttctgacggaCGTTCGATAGGcaaagagtgcaaatggtaatttctcatgccaatctctgtaggtctcagtcattttccccactatcttcttgatatttttgttggcagcttccactgccccattcatttttgggtgatatggagatgaattatgatgtttgatcttgaattggctgtaGACTTCTACAATCATGCTGttattcaagttcaatgcattgtctgatatgatcctctcaggcattcTATACTAACAAATAATCTCCTTTTTCAAGAATCGACTTACTGTCGACTTGGTAACACTATCATATGAAGCTACCTCTACCCATTTCATGAAGTAGTCAATGACCACGAAAATGAAACGATGcctatttgaagcttttggtgatattggcccaatgacatccatgccccacatggaaaagggccatggagaagtcataacatgcaaaggtgaaggtggtacatgaatcttgtcccCATATATCTGGCATTTATGACACTCTTGGCATAGCTGATACAATCTCCTTCCGTAGTAGACCAatagtatccaaacctcatgatttgccttgctattgtaaagccattagcatgtgtcccacaaacacCTTCATGTACTTCTTCTAAGATTTGTCTGGCTTCCACAGCGtggacacatctcaaaagcacctgatctttccttcttttataaaGGATGTCCCCATCTAGTACATATTCGCAGGCTAACCTCTTCAAgattcttttgtcattctcagttGTCTGATCAGGATATTCACAATTTCTCACATACtgtaatatatcttgataccatgGATGGtcctctttttcctcttcttcaatgttacaacaatgagctgggACCTCAGaaatactcatctgaattggTCTCACATCCGCTTTTTTATTTGCTTTAATCATGGAAGCCAGTGTtcctaaagcatctgccatctaatTTTCGTCCCATGGTAGATAACTGAAAGTGATGTtatcaaactcctcaagtaactccaaaactacctttcgataattaatcaatttggggtcccttgtctcccattcacccttaagctggtaaattaccaacgcagagtctccatatactttCAGGGTTCAAATTTTTCGCTCTTTGGCCGTTAGAatccccatgatgcatgcttcatactcgacCATATTGTTCgtacagtcaaaatccaatttacatgtaaatggataatgatcaccatttggggataccaagactgccccaatttcATTTCCTACAGCGTTGGATGCGCCGTCAAAGTTCAGCTTCCATGGATGTTCTTCAGTAGTTGCCACATACATCAACTCCTTATTagggaaatcaaagctcaatggcttataatcttctagagctctactaaccagaaattctgctatcgcacttccttttatagccttttgactcacatagactatatcaaactctgaaagcagtacttgccaccttgccattcttccatttagggttgttgactccatcatgtaatTTAATTGATCAAGTTTCAAAATTAGCCAAGTCATATGATATagcatatattgcctcaaccttcgagtcgtccagattaaagcacaacacaacttctcaattGGTGAATATTTaatctcacactctgtgaatttcttactgaggtaatatatcgccttctctttccttcctgactcgtcatgttgaccaagcacacatcccatagaattactaaacactgataagtacaaaATTAATAGTCTATCTGGACTGGGCGGGGATAACACTAAAGCGTTTAACAAGTATTACTTAACTttatcaaaagcattctggcattcctcatcccaagtaccttggctgtgttttctaaggaggcgaaatataggatcacatttctcggttaattgtgaaataaaccgagcgaaaTAATTCAGCCTTCTAAGAAAacctcgaacttccttctgagtacgtggtggaggcaattctcatatggctctaaccttgtctgagtcaacttctattccATTTTGCTGACCACAAAGCCCAATAACTTCCCCGACCTAGCTCCGAAGATGCACTTTTCCGGATTAAGCTTCAACTGAAACTTCCTCAATCTCAGGAACAACTTCCTCAAGACTTCAATATGCTCCCTCTCTGTTcaagatttagcaatcatgtcatcaacatacacctcaatctccttgtgcatcatatcgtggAATACAATCACCATAGCCTTTTGGTATGTTGCTCCTGCATTCTTCAGCCCAAAGTGCATTACTTTGTAACAAAAAGTGCCTCACaatgttatgaaggtggttttatccatgtcatcaggatgcatctttatctgattataccctgagaaaccatccataaaggagaacaacgaatatcccgttGTATTGTCCACCAAAGTGTCGATGTACGGTAAGGGAAAAAttgtcctttgggctagctttgttcaaatctctgtaatcaacacacattcgtaactccccatccttcttagggacaggcacaatgttagccacccattctgagtacttaacCTCTTGTAAAAATCCAgcatcaaactgcttcttgacttcatcttttattttcagcacaATATCAGGCCCTATCCTTCGCAATTTTTGTTGGACTGGCTCGCAATCCTGTCTTATGGGGAGACgatgtaccacgatatcagtattCAACCCTAGCATAACctcatatgaccatgcaaagatatcttTGAATTCGCGTAGCAGCTCAACAAGACCTTGTCTCATTTCTTTTGCAATATGTGtcccaattttcacctcttttccttcctctaatgctacattctctattgcctctttttcACGGGGTAGGATTTGTTTGTCCTCTTGTTTCACCATTCTCAACAGATCTGGAGACACCTCATAATCCCTgttatcttcaaaatcctgaggttcttctaaacacatgtcttgcccAAAAGAGAATTCAGGATTTGTAGtatcagtgctcatgtcattgatatctagggacctgtggggtacgaaagaatgtacaaagaatgaatgaattttaagaatatttatttatgtgaaatgaaaaatttgaaagaatttaaaaaaggTCAAAAGAATATTGATCTGTATAAAAGAATATTCACTCAGATTGATAACAAAAGTCGTGTTTTATTGAGATGCAAATATCCGAACATGAGTctattttacaaatgaaatcttaTTAGTCCTAGGCtctagagcaacaagagtgttctgaaaattactctaaaaaatctttaaaaactacaggaagttcttttacagtccaattgtttaaagagcttcccggttcgtaagggcgaatgcccccAAGGTTTTTTCGTTCAGACCCTTCATTATATACAGCATTGATATGATGACATCTTTTTTCGGGCAACCCTCTCTTAGGGTTAATTATTCCTTCTAATATAAAGGTCTGGGATGTTTGAGGGAACGTCATTGATTCCCACTCTACTTCTCTTCCACTTAAATGCGCCCTTCTTCTTTCTTGACGCTTCTCTATTTCCTTCCTTCTATGCCTGTGATCTAGCTTGAAACCCAAGCCAAAATGATCTCTCTTCTCTTTCAATTCTGGAACTTGAATCCCTCCTTGGAGATATCTTCCTAATCCTTTTCCTGGCAAGGCTCCTTTCCCCACTGTCATCTGCAAACCCATTCTTGTGGTTCTGGACATCCTAGGCACCGACACCTCGTTACCCTCTGAAATAAATGTTGCATTAAAGAATTTTAAGGAATGAAAAGAGCACTCAATGGCCTCCTCATTTGCCTTTACATAAGATGCGCCACTGGTAACTGCTGCTATGATGTCTTCCTCCGCATTTATGGTGATCAACCGTCCGTCTGTTACTAGCTTTAATTTCTGGTGCAAAGatgagggcaccgctcctgccAAATGTATCCAAGGCCTCCCCAACAAGAAATTATAAgagggcttgatgtccattacTAGAAAGTCTACCTCATACGTGTTTGGCCCGATCATCAAAGGGATATCAATTCTTCCCATGACCTTTCTctccgtgccatcaaatgctctcactacattgtggcatgttttcatgtgagaactgtctatgggtaatctgttcaatgtaGACAATGGCAGGACATTTAAGGCTGACCTATTATCAATAAGCACACTCAGCAATGTATATCCTTTACAGCGAAtggtgatgtgcaaagctttagCTGATCCCATGCCGctaggtggaatttcatcatcattgaaataaatgaaattgtcaGTACTTATGTTACTAACCAATCGATCCAACTTGTTGACAGATATATCATTAGTAACATAAGTCTCGTTGAGCACCTTCACTAATGCCTCACAATGTACCTCTGAACTTAGAAGCAAAGCCAATACTGATATGCGAGCTGGTTGTTTGTGCAATTGTTCAACCACGCTGTACTCACTGTGTTTCAGGAATTTTAGAAACTCCCTagcttcttcttccttcactggTTCATTAACAAGTACCTTGGCCCCCTTCTCCTTCTCAATGTCACAGGCTTTTACTTTCATGGGCTCAACTCTGACGCCTTTTGCATCATAATGCTTCCCACTACGTGTGTAGGAACCTTCAACTTGAGCCTCATTAGAAGCACTAGCTATATCTTCTCTCTCCGGTATTGTCACATTGCAGTCATAATTCCAGGGTACTCTCTTGTTATCCTTATAAGAAAAGGAAACGGGTTTGTGAATAATGACTTTCGGCACTATTTGTGTCTCAACTTCATTATTCCTTGGTAGAGAAATAATGATCTTTGGCCGGTTGATTCTTTGATTCTTTGGTTCACCTTCCAATGCGCATACGTGTCCTTTATCTGAGCCAGCTTCATAAAATTCCAGCTCTTTATTATACACAAGGCTTTGTACCAAAGCCTTAAACTTGTCACATTCCTGGATCTCGTGTCCCTCTTCTGCATGGAACTCGCAGTAGTCACTCGTTCCTTTATTTCCTTCTTCAAAGATTATTATCTCTTCTTTCATCATTTCTTCCCAGATTACTTTCATCGGCATttttacctcggccacgtcctcTTTAATCCTTCTCATACCAATTTCCCCAATTGCATTTACCCCTTGATCACCATGGTTTGGCAACGGGTTCTCTGTACTAGGGgtgtcatcaaattttacaaccccTATCTTGATAAGTCTTTCCACTACTTTTTTAAAGCCAGTGCAATTTTTGATTCAATGCCCTAATATCCctgcatggtattcacatttggcgtttgcatcgtaccatttgggatatgggggTTGCAGTGGTTTCAAATGAAAAGGAGCTATTGCGTTCACATtaaataaactttgataaagcTCCCAGTACGTCACCGGGATATGTGTGAATGAGACCTTTTTAGAGTTTTGTCTCGTGTCACATCCCTACTTTTGGGAACCCTATTGCCCAACTGTAGTGGCTTTGGGCTGACTAACCGTAATCACTTTTAGGTTATAACTACTCGTGTTGTTTACCTCATTATCTCTCCTTATTGGGGCCGATTTTTTAGCAGTTTCCCCCTCTATCTTACCACCCcttatggcgttctcaatcatttcccctgccataactatatcagcaaagctcttggtggtacttccaatcatatgagTAATGAATGAGGACTTCAAGGTGTTAATGAACAACATGGTAGTTTCTTTCTCCAAGAgcggtggttgaacttgcatggCGACCTCTCTCcacctctgtgcatattgcctaaagctctcattaggcttcttttccatgttctgcAGAGTGATTCTATCAGGATTCATATCAGTCATATAACTATAttgttgcatgaaggcttgtgctaagTCTCTCCAAGAACAGATCCTAGCACGGCTCaattgattgtaccacctagccgctaCCCCAACCAGACTATCCTGGAAACAATGAATTAATAgttgatcattgtttacatagcCAGTCATCTGCCTACAGAACATGGTGATATGGGCCTcagggcaagtagtcccattgtacttttcaaatttcgGCATCTTGAACTTATGtggaagcaccaaatctgggaccaaactcaagtctttggcatcaattcCCTGAC harbors:
- the LOC128293780 gene encoding uncharacterized protein LOC128293780 gives rise to the protein MADALGTLASMIKANKKADVRPIQMSISEVPAHCCNIEEEEKEDHPWYQDILQYVRNCEYPDQTTENDKRILKRLACEYVLDGDILYKRRKDQVLLRCVHAVEARQILEEVHEVFMEFVYRTPSCDM